The Geodermatophilaceae bacterium NBWT11 genome has a segment encoding these proteins:
- a CDS encoding ABC transporter ATP-binding protein — translation MSRLELDDVRVHFGGVKAVDGVSFAVESGQLVGMVGPNGSGKSTTVNAVTRTADLTSGRITFDGEDVSTVRPHVLRRKGLVRTFQGIRLIPELSVRDNVRLAAEQDGSRRRWRVGRGEKLPSDAACDAALERLDLLDVRDEAPSALPYGTQRRVEIARALATGPRLLLLDEPVAGMNRAEREEIAAVLTDLNSDGLSMLVIEHDLRLLLALSDHLVVLNFGRLLAQGEPAATAALPEVRQAYLGSAA, via the coding sequence ATGAGCCGGCTGGAACTGGACGACGTCCGGGTGCACTTCGGCGGTGTCAAGGCCGTGGACGGGGTCAGCTTCGCGGTGGAGTCCGGCCAGCTGGTCGGCATGGTGGGGCCCAACGGCTCGGGCAAGAGCACCACCGTCAACGCCGTCACCCGCACCGCGGACCTCACGTCGGGCCGGATCACCTTCGACGGCGAGGACGTGTCCACGGTGCGTCCGCACGTGCTGCGACGGAAGGGCCTGGTGCGCACCTTCCAGGGCATCCGGCTGATCCCCGAGCTCAGCGTGCGGGACAACGTCCGGCTGGCCGCCGAACAGGACGGGAGCCGTCGCCGCTGGCGCGTCGGCCGGGGGGAGAAGTTGCCCTCCGACGCTGCGTGCGATGCGGCCCTGGAGCGCCTGGACCTGCTCGACGTCCGCGACGAGGCGCCGTCGGCGCTGCCGTACGGGACCCAGCGACGGGTGGAGATCGCACGCGCGCTGGCCACCGGACCGCGGCTGCTCTTGCTCGACGAACCGGTCGCGGGCATGAACCGCGCCGAACGGGAGGAGATCGCCGCCGTGCTCACCGACCTCAACTCCGACGGGCTGAGCATGCTCGTGATCGAGCACGACCTGCGGTTGCTGCTGGCCCTCAGCGACCACCTGGTGGTGCTGAACTTCGGGCGGCTGCTCGCCCAGGGGGAACCGGCCGCCACCGCGGCGCTGCCCGAGGTGCGCCAGGCCTACCTGGGGAGTGCGGCGTGA
- a CDS encoding branched-chain amino acid ABC transporter permease, with translation MAQNLVNALSLGAIYALFAMGLSIAWAGLNVLNLAHGAIFMVGALTAWLMTDSFPGVSFFLVLPAAVVVCGLIALLMELLVFRPIRQRAVDEHQRTLTTVIATVATAALLVAAAEQLTGGQPRGLPEGLFSVQTFRIAGVQVTDIQLVIIAVAVLASAGIAWFLTRSRQGRALRALSFDRDTAKLTGVSVDRLSALTITATGAVAGLAGVLLAVQVNAVDATMGESLLFKAFAVIIIAGVGSIGATVLAAVALAVIETAVVAYWVSDLRDVVVFGLIIAFLLVRPQGIAGRGWQRA, from the coding sequence GTGGCCCAGAACCTGGTCAACGCCCTCTCGCTGGGTGCCATCTACGCCCTCTTCGCGATGGGCCTGAGCATCGCCTGGGCCGGTCTCAACGTGCTGAACCTGGCGCACGGGGCGATCTTCATGGTCGGCGCGCTCACCGCGTGGCTGATGACCGACTCCTTTCCCGGCGTCTCCTTCTTCCTGGTCCTGCCGGCGGCGGTCGTGGTGTGCGGGCTGATCGCCCTGCTGATGGAGCTGCTCGTCTTCCGGCCCATCCGTCAGCGCGCGGTCGACGAGCACCAACGCACGCTCACCACCGTCATCGCGACCGTGGCCACGGCCGCCCTCCTGGTGGCCGCCGCCGAGCAGCTCACCGGCGGGCAGCCCCGCGGCCTGCCCGAAGGGCTGTTCAGCGTGCAGACCTTCCGCATCGCCGGGGTCCAGGTCACCGACATCCAGCTGGTGATCATCGCGGTCGCCGTGCTCGCCTCGGCCGGCATCGCCTGGTTCCTGACCCGCAGCCGACAGGGCCGCGCGCTGCGGGCGCTGTCCTTCGACCGGGACACCGCCAAGCTCACCGGCGTCTCGGTCGACCGGCTCTCCGCCCTCACCATCACCGCCACGGGAGCGGTGGCCGGTCTGGCCGGCGTGCTGCTCGCCGTCCAGGTCAACGCCGTCGACGCCACCATGGGGGAGTCGCTCTTGTTCAAGGCCTTCGCGGTGATCATCATCGCCGGGGTCGGCAGCATCGGGGCCACGGTCCTGGCCGCGGTCGCCCTCGCCGTCATCGAGACCGCCGTCGTCGCCTACTGGGTCTCCGACCTGCGCGACGTCGTCGTCTTCGGACTGATCATCGCCTTCCTGCTCGTCCGCCCGCAGGGCATCGCCGGGCGGGGGTGGCAGCGCGCATGA
- a CDS encoding ABC transporter ATP-binding protein: protein MTALEIVGADVHHGAVHAVRGVDLRVEDGEVVVVVGPNGAGKSSLLNAVSGLVPLTAGRVLAGGVDVTGQQAHRIARSGLVQVPEGRHVFGPLSVEDNLLQGAYGVRSKARTAELLDRVLTMFPVLADRRKGAAGLLSGGEQQMLAFGRALMADPTTLMLDEPSMGLSPALVDQVVEAIRDIAAQGLSILMVEQNAAAAFGVASRAYVLDQGSITLTGPVEQVADDPRVVEAFLGIAP, encoded by the coding sequence GTGACCGCCCTGGAGATCGTCGGTGCTGACGTCCACCACGGGGCGGTGCACGCCGTCCGGGGCGTCGACCTGCGGGTGGAGGACGGCGAGGTGGTGGTCGTCGTCGGCCCCAACGGGGCGGGAAAGAGCTCCCTGCTCAACGCGGTGAGCGGCCTGGTCCCGCTGACCGCCGGGCGGGTGCTGGCCGGCGGTGTGGACGTCACCGGTCAGCAGGCACACCGGATCGCCCGGTCCGGGTTGGTCCAGGTGCCCGAGGGTCGGCACGTCTTCGGTCCGCTCAGCGTCGAGGACAACCTCCTGCAGGGTGCCTACGGGGTGCGGTCCAAGGCGCGCACGGCCGAGCTGCTGGACCGGGTGCTGACCATGTTCCCGGTGCTGGCCGACCGGCGGAAGGGCGCGGCCGGGCTGCTCAGCGGCGGGGAGCAGCAGATGCTCGCCTTCGGTCGCGCCCTGATGGCCGACCCGACCACGCTCATGCTCGACGAGCCGTCCATGGGGTTGTCCCCGGCGCTGGTCGACCAGGTGGTCGAGGCCATCCGGGACATCGCCGCCCAGGGACTGTCGATCCTCATGGTCGAGCAGAACGCCGCGGCGGCGTTCGGGGTGGCCAGTCGGGCCTACGTGCTCGACCAGGGCTCGATCACCCTGACCGGTCCGGTCGAGCAGGTGGCCGACGACCCGAGGGTGGTCGAGGCGTTCCTGGGGATCGCACCGTGA
- a CDS encoding NAD(P)/FAD-dependent oxidoreductase — MQDLDQDATDTARDPVDVLVVGAGFAGLYALHRLRGSGLTVRVLDAPEAPGGTWAANRYPGARCDVQSFDYSFSFDEALQQEWSWSERYAAQGEILDYLRHVVDRFDLARDIESSTRVLSAVFDQAADQWVLTTDRGETHRSRFVVMATGCLSVPRPPDIPGLDTFRGRWVHTADWPREGLDLTGLRVGLVGTGSSGVQFATATAGVAGELVVFQRSPNYVLPAQNRPMDPEFERELKARYAEHRALAKQTTRGYPVPAYAGQKPALATPAEERQEVFEAIWEHGGPVLTSVFTDLTVDEAANETAAEFVRQKIRAIVTDPVTAELLCPYDHPLGTRRPVLDTGYYPIFNRDDVTLVDVRTAPITEITPAGVRTTDAEYELDVIVFATGYDAMTGALLAMDVRGVDGVSLREEWADGPAAYLGVAMAGFPNLFTVTGPGSPSVLTNMVASIEQHVEWISDLVEHAHATGTRRVEAEPADQTRWVQHVLDRAEATLLPKANSWWIGANVPGKPRVFMPYVGGYAPYGQVLAEVSRDGYTGFSLTR, encoded by the coding sequence GTGCAGGACCTCGACCAGGACGCGACGGACACAGCACGGGACCCCGTCGACGTGCTCGTCGTGGGCGCCGGTTTCGCCGGTCTCTACGCGCTGCACCGCCTCCGCGGGTCCGGTCTCACCGTCCGGGTCCTCGACGCCCCGGAAGCCCCCGGAGGTACGTGGGCGGCCAACCGCTACCCCGGTGCCCGCTGCGACGTACAGAGCTTCGACTACTCCTTCTCCTTCGACGAGGCACTGCAGCAGGAGTGGAGCTGGAGCGAGCGGTACGCAGCCCAGGGCGAGATCCTGGACTACCTGCGGCACGTCGTGGACCGCTTCGACCTGGCCCGGGACATCGAGAGCTCGACCCGGGTGCTCAGCGCCGTCTTCGACCAGGCGGCCGACCAGTGGGTGCTCACCACCGACCGGGGCGAGACCCACCGCAGCCGCTTCGTGGTCATGGCCACCGGGTGCCTGTCGGTACCCCGGCCCCCGGACATCCCGGGCCTGGACACCTTCCGGGGCCGGTGGGTGCACACCGCCGACTGGCCGCGCGAGGGCCTGGACCTGACCGGTCTGCGGGTCGGCCTCGTCGGCACCGGTTCCAGCGGCGTCCAGTTCGCCACCGCCACCGCCGGCGTCGCCGGGGAGCTCGTGGTCTTCCAGCGCAGCCCCAACTACGTGCTGCCGGCCCAGAACCGCCCGATGGACCCGGAGTTCGAACGGGAGCTGAAGGCCCGGTACGCCGAGCACCGGGCTCTGGCCAAGCAGACCACCCGCGGCTACCCCGTCCCCGCCTACGCCGGCCAGAAGCCCGCGTTGGCGACCCCGGCGGAGGAGCGCCAGGAGGTCTTCGAGGCCATCTGGGAGCACGGCGGCCCGGTGCTCACCAGCGTCTTCACCGACCTGACCGTGGACGAGGCCGCCAACGAGACGGCCGCCGAGTTCGTCCGGCAGAAGATCCGCGCCATCGTCACCGACCCGGTCACCGCCGAGCTGCTGTGCCCCTACGACCACCCGCTCGGCACCCGCCGACCCGTGCTGGACACCGGCTACTACCCGATCTTCAACCGGGACGACGTGACCCTGGTCGACGTCCGCACCGCCCCGATCACCGAGATCACCCCGGCCGGGGTGCGCACCACGGACGCCGAGTACGAGCTCGACGTGATCGTGTTCGCCACCGGCTACGACGCGATGACCGGCGCCCTCCTGGCCATGGACGTCCGCGGAGTGGACGGGGTGTCGCTGCGCGAGGAGTGGGCCGACGGCCCGGCCGCCTACCTCGGGGTGGCGATGGCCGGCTTCCCCAACCTCTTCACGGTCACGGGCCCGGGCAGCCCCTCCGTGCTGACGAACATGGTCGCCTCCATCGAGCAGCACGTGGAGTGGATCTCCGACCTCGTCGAGCACGCCCACGCCACCGGGACGCGACGGGTCGAGGCCGAGCCGGCGGACCAGACGCGCTGGGTGCAGCACGTCCTGGACAGGGCCGAGGCCACCCTGCTGCCCAAGGCCAACTCGTGGTGGATCGGGGCGAACGTGCCCGGCAAGCCCCGCGTCTTCATGCCCTACGTCGGCGGTTACGCCCCCTACGGCCAGGTGCTGGCCGAGGTGTCCCGCGACGGCTACACCGGCTTCAGCCTCACCCGCTGA
- a CDS encoding NDMA-dependent alcohol dehydrogenase, whose product MQTRGAVIRQAPGEYEVVDLELEDPRPGEIQVELAASGLCHSDDHMATGDLTAGIYPFAGGHEGAGVVTAVGLNTRGFREGDHVVLAVPGCGHCTWCASGRQNLCQYGQYTLAGHRFDDPSSFRLSLDGQPVGQMCGISTFVATTTVDVMSAVKIDPSIPLDVASLVGCGVATGWGSAVISAGVSPGDTVIVMGIGGIGINAVQGAAHAGAMNVIAVDPVGFKLETAQAMGATHAVSSIEEAADLARSMTDGQGADSAIVTVGVTAGDHVAAAFAGVRKDGTVVVTGLGDHGAVGVPIPLSELTLFQKKLVGSLFGASSPGVSIPKLLGLYQAGALQLDELITTRYSLDDVAQGYRDMHAGTNIRGLIDYTATRA is encoded by the coding sequence ATGCAGACCCGCGGCGCAGTCATCCGGCAGGCCCCCGGCGAGTACGAGGTCGTCGACCTCGAGCTGGAGGACCCCCGGCCCGGGGAGATACAGGTCGAGCTGGCCGCCTCCGGCCTGTGCCACTCCGACGACCACATGGCCACCGGCGACCTCACCGCCGGCATCTACCCGTTCGCCGGCGGGCACGAGGGCGCCGGCGTCGTCACCGCCGTCGGGCTCAACACCCGTGGGTTCCGCGAGGGCGACCACGTGGTGCTCGCCGTCCCCGGCTGCGGGCACTGCACCTGGTGCGCCAGCGGACGGCAGAACCTCTGCCAGTACGGGCAGTACACGTTGGCCGGGCACCGCTTCGACGACCCGTCCAGCTTCCGGCTCAGCCTGGACGGGCAGCCGGTGGGCCAGATGTGCGGCATCTCCACCTTCGTCGCCACCACCACCGTCGACGTGATGTCGGCGGTGAAGATCGACCCGAGCATCCCGCTGGACGTGGCCAGCCTGGTCGGCTGCGGCGTGGCCACCGGGTGGGGGTCTGCGGTCATCTCCGCCGGGGTCTCCCCCGGCGACACGGTGATCGTGATGGGGATCGGCGGGATCGGCATCAACGCGGTGCAGGGTGCCGCCCACGCCGGGGCGATGAACGTCATCGCCGTCGACCCGGTGGGGTTCAAGCTGGAGACGGCGCAGGCGATGGGCGCCACGCACGCCGTGTCGAGCATCGAGGAGGCAGCCGACCTGGCCCGGTCGATGACCGACGGGCAGGGCGCCGACTCGGCGATCGTCACCGTCGGTGTCACCGCCGGGGACCACGTCGCCGCTGCGTTCGCCGGGGTGCGCAAGGACGGCACCGTGGTGGTGACCGGCCTCGGCGACCACGGCGCCGTCGGGGTCCCGATCCCGTTGTCGGAGCTGACGCTGTTCCAGAAGAAGCTGGTCGGCTCGCTGTTCGGTGCCTCCTCCCCCGGGGTGAGCATCCCCAAGCTGCTGGGGCTCTACCAGGCCGGTGCGCTCCAGCTCGACGAGCTGATCACCACCCGCTACTCCCTGGACGACGTCGCCCAGGGCTACCGGGACATGCACGCCGGCACCAACATCCGCGGCCTCATCGACTACACCGCGACCCGGGCGTGA
- a CDS encoding amino acid ABC transporter substrate-binding protein → MVDSGAGHLYGPQPAPARGAARGQAPFPRNDARGTAMDRTTTRSARRSRAGAAVALASTALLTVSACTTGETTTSAEDDGGAVQVLVLADITGKAAFFGEAIEQAADFAESYVNENGGIDGRDLELTVQDTTSDPARASTLMNDAVRGDVDAVVFGVLSEEALTIAPLAQDAGLPMINIQAAADGVVETGDAIWRITPPQQNFYQNYADYLAEEKDVQTASVFYVTDNAPSVTLATEVAPEAFGNAGIEILDSVSSTSSETDLTTVASRLLAGNPDHIQTQAIGAQNIALITQLRRAGFTGTIGGGTSLGAGALSALEGDEADGILYYSSFVGSDELGYESGRQFVSDYEAAEDVQPNTFHAETFDAFRLIQEAVAASGDASRAGIVEGLAQVAADGGLTGAAQAETVTFENRDARTPGVVIEWMDGRETLAPGQDTGE, encoded by the coding sequence ATGGTCGACAGTGGCGCCGGTCACCTGTACGGTCCGCAGCCAGCACCTGCCCGAGGCGCAGCCCGGGGTCAGGCGCCCTTCCCCCGCAACGACGCGAGAGGCACCGCCATGGACCGCACCACCACGAGATCTGCCCGGAGGTCACGGGCGGGCGCCGCCGTCGCCCTCGCCTCCACCGCCCTGCTGACCGTCTCCGCCTGCACGACCGGGGAGACCACGACCAGCGCCGAGGACGACGGCGGTGCGGTGCAGGTGCTCGTGCTCGCCGACATCACCGGCAAGGCGGCGTTCTTCGGTGAGGCCATCGAGCAGGCTGCGGACTTCGCCGAGTCCTACGTCAACGAGAACGGGGGCATCGACGGGCGCGACCTGGAGCTGACCGTCCAGGACACCACCTCGGACCCGGCCCGGGCGTCCACGTTGATGAACGACGCCGTGCGTGGTGACGTCGACGCCGTGGTGTTCGGCGTCCTGTCCGAGGAGGCGCTGACGATCGCGCCGCTGGCCCAGGACGCGGGGCTCCCGATGATCAACATCCAGGCCGCGGCGGACGGCGTCGTGGAGACCGGCGACGCGATCTGGCGGATCACCCCGCCGCAGCAGAACTTCTACCAGAACTACGCCGACTACCTGGCCGAGGAGAAGGACGTGCAGACGGCGTCGGTCTTCTACGTGACCGACAACGCCCCGTCGGTCACCCTGGCCACCGAGGTCGCCCCGGAGGCCTTCGGCAACGCCGGCATCGAGATCCTCGACTCGGTGTCCAGCACCTCCTCGGAGACCGACCTGACGACCGTCGCCTCACGCCTGCTGGCGGGCAACCCCGACCACATCCAGACCCAGGCGATCGGGGCACAGAACATCGCCCTGATCACCCAGCTCCGCCGCGCCGGCTTCACCGGCACCATCGGCGGTGGCACCAGCCTGGGTGCCGGTGCGCTCTCGGCGCTGGAGGGCGACGAGGCCGACGGCATCCTCTACTACTCCTCCTTCGTGGGGTCCGACGAGCTCGGGTACGAGTCGGGCCGGCAGTTCGTCAGCGACTACGAGGCCGCGGAGGACGTGCAGCCCAACACCTTCCACGCCGAGACCTTCGACGCGTTCCGGCTGATCCAGGAGGCGGTGGCCGCCTCCGGTGACGCCTCCCGCGCCGGCATCGTCGAGGGCCTGGCCCAGGTGGCCGCCGACGGCGGGCTGACCGGTGCCGCCCAGGCCGAGACCGTGACCTTCGAGAACCGTGACGCCCGCACCCCCGGCGTCGTCATCGAGTGGATGGACGGCCGCGAGACCCTGGCCCCCGGTCAGGACACCGGTGAGTGA
- a CDS encoding GntR family transcriptional regulator, whose translation MTPPAGTAAVRGWDPPPTGTTTSVRYAQGEVPVSEKSTVAEDATLYDRLHAQIVDGQLAPGSVLVEGTLAREYGVSRTPVREALSRLGHEGLIERHERGMRVRVLRPEDVLEIYEVRIALEAAAAHAAALRRTDLDLARLRRSVGEMQALDDEDTDGRPRLAHAFHFGIWAASHNQTLLETLEGVHRRVLGLASTTLHYPERWRVFLAESVELVEAVEARDADRAREASQRQMTNARDFRVQLYSSSTALDDGGLPFL comes from the coding sequence GTGACGCCCCCGGCGGGCACGGCGGCGGTTCGCGGGTGGGATCCTCCTCCGACGGGGACGACGACGTCCGTGAGGTACGCCCAGGGGGAGGTCCCGGTGTCGGAGAAGAGCACGGTGGCCGAGGACGCCACCCTGTACGACCGGTTGCACGCCCAGATCGTGGACGGTCAGCTGGCCCCCGGGTCGGTACTGGTGGAGGGCACCCTCGCCCGTGAGTACGGCGTCAGCCGCACCCCGGTCCGGGAGGCGCTGAGCCGGCTCGGTCACGAGGGGCTCATCGAACGGCACGAGCGGGGCATGCGCGTCCGGGTGCTCCGGCCCGAGGACGTGCTGGAGATCTACGAGGTCCGGATCGCGCTCGAGGCAGCCGCCGCGCACGCTGCGGCCCTGCGTCGGACCGACCTGGACCTGGCCCGGCTGCGTCGGTCGGTCGGGGAGATGCAGGCCCTGGACGACGAGGACACCGACGGTCGACCCCGGCTGGCGCACGCGTTCCACTTCGGCATCTGGGCGGCCAGCCACAACCAGACGCTGCTGGAGACCCTGGAGGGCGTTCACCGGCGCGTGCTGGGCCTGGCCTCGACCACGCTGCACTACCCGGAGCGGTGGCGGGTGTTCCTGGCCGAGTCCGTGGAGCTGGTCGAGGCGGTCGAGGCCCGGGACGCCGACCGTGCCCGCGAGGCCTCGCAGCGCCAGATGACCAACGCCCGGGACTTCCGGGTGCAG
- a CDS encoding branched-chain amino acid ABC transporter permease: MTEFLAANAPLLRSISVLTLLGYSVHVALRSGVFSFATVGFYAVSGYLTANLLEDGLHRYLVLLAVLVATAVVAVLVTPVLTRLRYLYLAMATLALTLFVQSLAQSWPTYTGGAQGLFGIPRVLLQGEMFTLVIGVVVLVWLTQRSAAGRSIAALRHDEVLSASVGVDVRATQARAFVASAVIAGTAGFVQTSSFGVFGPTDISFGVVVSSLTVLVVGGALHWVGPLLGGVLVAALPIYLSAAGSWNLILQAVVVLVVVVYRPDGLAGLFSWASRRVRRRKPPAAATSPAPSPATTEEVTR; this comes from the coding sequence ATGACCGAGTTCCTGGCGGCCAACGCGCCGCTGCTGCGCAGCATCTCCGTGCTCACCCTGCTCGGGTACAGCGTCCACGTGGCGCTGCGGTCCGGGGTGTTCTCCTTCGCGACCGTCGGCTTCTACGCCGTCAGTGGCTACCTGACGGCGAACCTGCTGGAGGACGGTCTGCACCGCTACCTGGTGCTGCTGGCCGTCCTCGTGGCCACCGCGGTCGTCGCGGTGCTGGTCACCCCGGTGCTCACCCGGCTCCGCTACCTCTACCTGGCCATGGCCACCCTGGCGCTCACGCTCTTCGTGCAGTCCCTGGCCCAGTCCTGGCCGACCTACACCGGTGGCGCCCAGGGGCTGTTCGGGATCCCCCGGGTGCTGCTCCAGGGGGAGATGTTCACCCTGGTCATCGGGGTCGTGGTGCTGGTCTGGCTGACCCAGCGCTCGGCGGCCGGCCGGTCGATCGCCGCGCTCCGGCACGACGAGGTGCTCTCGGCCTCGGTCGGGGTCGACGTCCGGGCCACCCAGGCGCGGGCGTTCGTGGCCAGCGCGGTGATCGCCGGGACGGCCGGGTTCGTGCAGACCTCGAGCTTCGGGGTCTTCGGTCCCACCGACATCAGCTTCGGCGTCGTCGTCTCCTCCCTGACGGTGCTCGTCGTGGGCGGCGCCCTGCACTGGGTGGGTCCGCTGCTGGGCGGGGTGCTGGTGGCGGCACTGCCGATCTACCTGTCCGCGGCCGGCTCCTGGAACCTGATCCTGCAGGCGGTGGTCGTGCTCGTCGTCGTGGTCTACCGCCCCGACGGGCTGGCCGGGTTGTTCTCCTGGGCCTCGCGCCGGGTGCGCCGCAGGAAGCCCCCGGCCGCAGCCACGTCCCCCGCGCCCAGCCCTGCCACGACCGAGGAGGTCACCCGATGA